Within the Emticicia oligotrophica DSM 17448 genome, the region TATAAGATAGCTGCATTTTTGTGAAAATGTCAATCGAGAGTCATCTTATAATATTTAATAAATGCTTAATTCTGTCTATCTCTTATTATCATGCAATACAAAGAATATAAATCAGTCAACTATGCGGCAATTGCCGATGAAATTTTAGCTTTCTGGAAAGAAAACAAAATCTTCGAGCAATCAATTGAAGTACGTGAGGGTTCGCCAACTTTTACATTTTTCGAAGGCCCACCATCTGCAAATGGTACTCCGGGTATTCACCACGTAATGGCTCGTTCGATTAAAGATATTTTTTGTCGCTACAAAACTCTTCGAGGTTTCCAAGTAAAACGTAAAGGTGGCTGGGATACCCACGGCCTTCCAGTAGAACTTCAAGTAGAGAAAGAATTAGGCATTACAAAAGAAGATATTGGTAAAAAGATAAGTGTTGAAGAGTATAACCAGAAATGTCGTGAAACGGTAATGCGTTTTACTGACCAATGGGATGAATTGACTGAAAAAATGGGTTATTGGGTTGACCTAGAAAATCCTTATATTACCTATAAAAACGAATATATTGAAAGTATTTGGTACTTACTTAAAGAGTTTTATAATAAAGGATTACTCTATAAAGGATATACCATTCAACCCTATTCTCCAGCAGCGGGAACTGGCTTGAGTTCGCACGAATTGAATATGCCGGGTACCTACAAAGATGTGAAAGATACATCTTTGACAGCCCAATTCAAGGCAAAGAAAAGTTCAAAATCAGATTTTTTGTTTGAATCTGCTCAAGGAGGTGATGTATATATTCTTGCATGGACAACCACTCCGTGGACACTTCCTGCAAACTCTGCTCTTACAGTAGGGAAAAATATTGATTATGTGTTGGTGAAAACTTTCAATCCATATACCTATTTACCTGTAAATGTAGTTTTGGCAAAAGACCTAATCGGCAAGTATTTTTCTGAGAAAGGTAAAGATGGAGATTTCGATGGCTTTGCTGATTCTGATAAAAAGCTTATTCCTTGGACAATCATCGCTGAATGTAAAGGCTCTGATTTAGATGGAATCGAATACGAACAATTATTGCCTTATGTACAGCCAGAAGTTCCTGCGTTCCGCGTAATTATTGGCGATTTTGTAACTACCGAAGATGGTACGGGTGTTGTTCATACTTCTCCAACTTTTGGTGCTGATGACTTTAGAGTTTCTCAACAACACGGTATTCCTTCAATCATGGTTAAAGATGAGAATGGAAAAGATGTGCCTGTGGTTGACCGTCAGGGACGCTTTGTGAAAGAAATTACCGATTTTGCCTTAGAATATGTGAAGGAAGCTTATTTGTCTGATGAAGAAAAGGAAGCAGAACGTATCAAACAAGGGCGTGATAAATATCTTTCGGTCGATGAGCGAATTGCCATTAAACTGAAAACTGAAAATAAAGCATTCAACGTACAAAGATACGAGCATACTTACCCGCATTGCTGGCGTACTGACAAACCAGTACTTTATTACCCACTTGATAGCTGGTTTATTCGCACAACTGCCATGAAAGAAAAATTGGTAGAGCTAAATAAAACCATCAACTGGAATCCAGAAAGTACAGGTACTGGGCGTTTTGGCAATTGGCTTGAAAATTTGGTTGACTGGAACTTAAGCCGTAGCCGTTATTGGGGAACTCCATTGCCAATTTGGCGTTCGGAAGATGGCGAAGAGGTATGTATTGGTTCGGTACAAGAATTAATCAATGGCTTGAAACACGCATTGAATGATGATGTTTTAAGTGAAGAACAAAAAGAGAAAAATGCTTCTTTTATTAGTTCGTACGAAGCTAATAACTTCGATTTACACCGCCCATTTGTTGATGAAGTTTTCTTGGTTTCGGCAAGTGGAAAATTAATGAAGCGTGAAACTGATTTAATTGACGTTTGGTTTGATTCTGGAGCGATGCCATTCGCACAATGGCATTATCCGTTTGAAAATAAAGAAATTTTTGATGCAAATTATCCTGCCGATTTCATTTCAGAAGGTGTTGACCAAACTCGTGGTTGGTTTTTTACACTACATGCTATTTCTGGAATGTTATACGATTCGGTAGCATTTAAAAATGTAGTTTCTACTGGTTTGGTTTTAGATAAAAATGGCAATAAAATGTCAAAACGTTTGGGTAATGCCATTGACCCATTCGATACTTTATCTAAATACGGTGCTGACCCAACCCGTTGGTACATGATTACGAATGCCGAACCTTGGGATAACCTTCGTTTCAACCTTGATGGTATCACTGAAGTTCGTAATAAGTTCTTCGGTACGCTTACCAACACTTATAATTTCTTTGCACTTTATGCAAATCTTGATAATTATAAGATGTCTGAAACTGACAGAGTTCCTTACGAGAGTCTCCCAGAAATGGATCGCTGGATTCTTTCAAAACTCTATACATTAATTAAAGAAGTTGGCGAGCAATTTGATCAATATAATCCTACTAAAGCAGGTCGTTTGGTGCAAGATTTTGTTTGCGACCAACTTTCAAACTGGTATGTGCGTTTGTGTCGTCGTCGTTTCTGGCAAGGAGAAATGACTGAAAATAAGAAAGCGGCTTACGAAACGCTTCATAAGTGTTTGGTTACAGTTGCTCAGTTGATGTCGCCAATTGCTCCATTTTATGGCGAATGGCTCTATAAAAACATGACAGATTCAGTGCGTGAAGAAGCCAAAGCGAATAATTCTCCGCTTCGCCATTATTCTGTAAACTTTACCGAATGGCCAGTGTATGATGCCGCTTGGGTAGATGCAAATCTTGAAACTTCGATGGAACTATCGCAAACGGTTTCTTCGTTAGTTCACTCATTGCGTAAAACACATAAAATTAAAGTTCGTCAACCATTACAAAGAATCTTAATTCCGGTATTGTCTGAAAGTACTCGTGAGCAAATTCGTCACGTAGAAGATATTATCAAATCGGAGGTGAATATCAAAGCCATTGAATATATCGATGATGATTCTGGTGTATTGAAAAAGAAAGTAAAACCAAACTTCAAAGCCCTTGGCCCGAAATATGGTAAGGATATGAAAGAGGTTGGTAATGGCATTACCTCAATGACCAATGAAGATTTGAAGCTTTTAGAGAAAACAGGTGAGTTTTTAATCAAAACGGCTACTTCTCAATTCTTAATTACTTTAGCTGATGTCGAAATCCAAACTGAAGATGTACCAGGTTGGTTAGTAGCTTCAGATAAAGGTATTACTGTTGCCTTAGATATTAATATTTCAGAAGAATTACGCCAAGAAGGTATCGCTCGTGATTTTGTCAATCGTGTACAAAACTACCGTAAAGATACTGGCTTCGAGGTGACAGATAAAATCAGCATTCAGTTGCAAAATAATAATGATATTTTGGCTACTGCTGTAGAAACAAATCGTGATTACATAAGCCAAGAAGTACAGGCTCTTTCTTTAGAAATTCTGAATGAAAAGCCAAATAATGCAGTTGAAATAGAAATGGACGAATTTATTCTGGTGGTAAATATCAGTGTAGTTGCCTAATATTGGTTCTTCATAAAGTCTAAAATTTAAAATCCCTTGCTGAGCAATCGGTAAGGGATTTTTGTTGAATTGTCATTTTGGTGTAAACAAAAAAACCTGATAATCAGTTGATTATCAGGTTTTTAATTTCAGTGGTGATGGACGGGATCGAACCGCCGACACAAGGATTTTCAGTCCTTTGCTCTACCAACTGAGCTACATCACCATTTGTTTAGTGATTTCACCACTGTGTTCCCGTTGTTTGGGACTGCAAAATTAGACAAAAGTTTTTTAATACCAAATTTATCTCATGAAAAAATTAAATATTTTTTTTCATGCTTGACATGAGCATCTTTTTTACGATATTTGTAATGTTATGCAAGCATACTAATTTGGTTCGATTATCAAACCAAAATCTAAATTAGAAAAACATTTGTTCGTCAGAGGTTTTTACTGACCAATAGCACATTCAACCAATTAAAGACTATGCAAATCATCTCGCAAATCTTGTTCTTAGTTGCTTTAGGGGTGGCAGCCTATTTTATTAGTCGCCGAGTAATGCTCATTAAAAGCACCATTCAGTTAGGTAGAGCCGAAGACCGTTCTGATAACCCTTCAGAGCGTTTACGTACAATGTTGCTCATTGCTTTTGGGCAAAAAAAGATGTTTACAAGGCCAATTGTTGGTTTAATGCACTTTATCATTTATGCGGGTTTTGTAATTATCAATATTGAAGTGCTGGAAATCATGATTGATGGTATCTTTGGAACGCACCGTATTTTTGCTGAACCGCTCGGAAGTTTCTATGATTTCTTGATAAATTTCTTCGAAGTTTTAGCTCTTGGGGTTGTACTTGTCTGTGTGGCATTCTTGGTTAGGAGAAATATTACAAAAGTTGAGCGACTACAAGATAGCCGTCACCGAGAATTGAAAGGCTGGGCTACAAAAGATGCTAATATCATTCTTATTACTGAGATTTTATTGATGTGGGCTTTTTTGAGCATGAACGCCGTAGATACAATTCTTCAGGAAAGAGCCGTTGGACATTATGCTGAAGTAATTACAGGAGATTTCTGGGTAAGTCAGTTTTTGAAACCAATATTTATGAGTTGGTCCGACTCGGGTTTGGCCATTTATGAGCGAACTGCATGGTGGTTTCATATTTTAGGTATTATGGCGTTTGCAACTTATGTAACTTACTCTAAGCACTTGCATATCTTTTTGGCGTTTCCGAATACTTATTTCTCAAACCTTAAAGCCAAAGGTGAAATGACCAATATGCCAACTGTTACGAAAGAAGTAAAAATAATGCTTGGCTTAGCCGAAGCAGATGCTGAACCAGCCGAGGTTGGTAGATTTGGTGCAAAGGATGTAAAAGACCTTTCTTGGAAAAACCTTATGGATGCTTATAGCTGCACCGAGTGTGGCCGTTGTACTTCTTCTTGTCCTGCGAATATGACAGGGAAGCAGCTTTCTCCACGTAAGATTATGATGGATACCCGTGACCGCCTCGAAGATATTCAAAAGGGTTGGTTAGCCAGCGATAGAAAAGCTCCAATTGCTGAATTTGAAGATGGTAAAAGCCTCATGGGCGATTACATTTCTGAGGAAGAAATTTTGGCCTGTACTACGTGTAATGCTTGCGTACAAGAGTGTCCGATTAACATTAGTCCGCTTGATATTATCTTACAATTACGTCGCTATAAGGTAATGGAGGAGTCACAAGCACCTGCTTCTTGGAATGGAATGTTCTCAAATTTAGAAAATAATATGGCTCCGTGGAAATTTTCGCCGAGTGACCGTTTCAATTGGATTGAAAATTTAAAATAGTTAAAGTACAATAAAAAGGCAATTAAGCGGTGTAGTATATTAAAAAATTTAAATAAAAAATAGACTTTCTAATAAGGAGTCTATTTTTTATTTAAAAATTAAACATTTTATTTAAAAAATCGTTTTGTACTTAAAGGATATTTTTTTTAACTTTACAGAGATTCGTATAATAAATTACTGTAATATTTAAAGCTTTTAACTATTATATTAGTTACGATACTAAGCTCTAAAGTGCATTTTATAACCAACCACCTATGAAACGATTTAATTCTTCAATGTTTATGCAATGGGTTATTTTTATGCCCTTGTTATTACCAATTGCCGTAGTGAGCGGGGCTTTCGAAGGAATGAAAAAGGTATTTGAACGTGCTTCTGCTGATATTATTGAAAACGATTCTATAACTCCATTCGAGGCTTAAATAAAGTTTTCAACAGTTGATTTGAGTTGTGGTAACGACAAAGCTCCTGATTGTCGCCATTTGAGTTCGCTTTTTTGGAAAAGCATTAGGGTAGGTACACCCGAAACTCTATATTTGGCTGCTAACTTGGGGTTTTGATCAACATCTATTTTTACTATTCTTAATCTATCACCCATATCTTGGGCTAATTGCTGGAGTGTAGGCGTAAGTGCCTGACACGGGCCGCACCACGTAGCAAAGAAATCAATTAAGATTGGTTTCTCAGAAGCTATTAATTCTTCAAATGTTCCTGTCATAATATTGTTTTTATTTACTTAGAAAACATTTTATTTGCCTACCAAGTTTCATTTCTAACAATTAGCTTTTAGTTTGACTACGGTTCGCCCTACTCTACTAAAGGTCATAGGCAAAAATGTAATCAAAACATCAGGATTATCTTTGGAAGAAGCCTATTTGATTCTAAGCATAATTGGCAATCTGTAGCAAGCTTGATGCGGTATTGCCTTATTGAATCGAAATTATTTCGGACTTTAGGTAAGTAATTGATTCTAAATATCTTGCAAAAGATAAGTATTGTTAAATCTTTATAATTAAGAACATTAACCTAAAGAAATTCGAAATTTAAACACTAAATTATTAAAAGACTTTTACTTGAAACTGATAAAGTTCCATCATTCAACACTAAGTTTCTACTATATTTGCATATAATAATCTTCATTAATATTCAACCTAACAATGGAAAACATTTCAAGAAGAAATCTACTCAAAACTTTTGGTCTGACCGCTGGAGGTCTATCTTTATTTAATATTGAATCATTGGCGGAAGAATTAGATGCAAATGAATATGAGATTCCGCACGATGAACGTTATGTGGCACTTGATAAACCTGTAACGGCCATTGTTTTGGGGGCGGGAAATCGTGGGAATGTTTATGGACGTTTCTCATTGGCTTTCCCTAATGAGTTAGATATTGTTGGTGTAGCCGAGCCCATACCGTTTCGAAATGACCGTTATGCCAAAGCACATAATATAGAAGATAAGAATAGATTTAAAACTTGGGAAGATGTATTTAAAGTGCCTAAGTTTGCCGATGCAATAATTATTTCTACGCCAGATACACTTCATTATGGCCCAGCCATGAAGGCTCTCGAAATGGGATACGATGTTTTGCTCGAAAAACCCATTTCGCCATCTATGCAAGAATGCTTAGATATTCTGAAAATGGCTCAAAAAACCAAACGTGTGATAGCCGTTTGTCATGTTTTGCGTTATACGCCGTATTTCCGAAAACTGAAAGAAATTACAGATAGCGGACAGTTCGGTAAACTCATCAGCGTAAGTCACCTTGAAGGTATCGAGCATGTACACATGGCACACTCATACGTGCGAGGAAACTGGCATGTTTCAAAAGATACAAACCCAATAATTTTGGCAAAATCGTGCCATGATTTAGACATACTTCGTTGGCTAATTAATAAACCTTGTAAAAGTGTTTCTGCACATGGTTCGCTCACATGGTTTAAGCGAGAAAACGCACCCGAGGGAAGTACCGAACGCTGTACGGATGGGTGTAAGGTAGAAGCAACGTGCCCATTTTCAGCTATTAAGGTTTATCATAAAGAGCGTAAACGCATCAATGTTTTAGATGTAACCGATGATTTGAGCAAACAAGGGGATGAAATTTTAGAGAAATTGAAAACTTCTCAGTATGGTAGATGTGTTTATAGAATGGATAACGACCAACCAGACCATTACACCGCTACCATGGAATTTGAAGGTGGAACAACCGTGAGCTTTGCTATGGAAGCATTTACCTCATTTGAGCATCGCAAAACACGTTTGATGTTTTCGCACGGTGAAGTTTGGGGCGATATGGATTTAATACAAACTTATGATTTCCGAACGAAGCAAACAACCAGTTGGCGAGCTACCGACCAACCAGAATATAAAAATCAGGCTTCGGGGCATGGCGGAGGAGATTATGGTTTAGCTCGAAATTTTGTACAGGCAGTAGCTCAACAAAAACCAGAGTTACTTACATCAACAATCGAAGCTTCAATCGAAAGTCATGTGATGGGCTTTATGGCCGAGAAGAGTCGTTTAGGCAAGCAAATGGTAGAAGTAAAAATATAATAGCGAATAGGTGAAAAATTCGTTTTAAAGAACAAAAAAATGCGTAAACTAATAGTGTTATTGGTGTGTCTTAGTTTCTTTTCTTGTAAAAAGAAAGAAGCTAATTTTGGGAAGTTTGATTTACAAAGTTTCAAAACTGACCGTGGTGGTTGTGAAGGGAAAAGAGAAAAATTAGTAGAAGATTTAAAAACCCAAAAGAATAATATTCTAGGTTTGACTGAAAATCAAGTAGTTGACAACTTGGGTCGTTATGATTTTCAAATTCTTAGTCGCCGCAATGAAAAGGTTTTTGTCTATTATTTAGAAAAAGGCCCACAATGTGAAATGATTCAAAATCCAACGCAAGCACGTTCGATGATTCTTTATTTCAATGCTGCCAGCTTGGTGAAAGAAGTATCGTTTCAGTATGGAAGTCCAGTTGAGTAATAGAAAGCTTCTGTAATTATTCGAATTCTTTTCTGTCTGACATATTTTCTTTTGTTTTAAAAAATATTTCGATAAAAAATTTTGATTTCTAAAATCAACCGTTACTTTTGCATCACAAGAGCAACAAATGCAATTAATTTTATCAAGTAGAAATGACTCAATATTCGAACATAGTTAAATTCTGGTGGTGGCGTCCTGCAAAATAGGATGAACAGAATTGCTATGTGAATATACATATCAAATATTAAGCGAAGCGGCTTACTGTTCATCCAGTAAGCCGCTTTTTTTTGACCAAAATTTTTTAAAATATACTTATGCAGTCAGTTTTTAAAATCTCAACTCGCCATAAACGCTTACTTGCCGATACACTCACGCCAGTAGGTATTTTCCAGCGTTTGCGTGGGCAATACCCACATTCGGTGATTCTCGAAAGTGCCGATTACCACGCCATGCATAACAGCTTTAGCTATATAGCTTGCGATGAAGTAGCGAGTTTTCAGTTAGATAATGATATTGTTACGCAGAAGTTTCCTGATGGAACAGTTGAAACTTTTCCGCTCGAAAAACGCAAAGATGGGGTAAAGGTTTTGCAAGAATTTGCTTCAAAGTTTGAAAACCCATCGAGTGAGTTTTCATTTATTACCAATGGACTTTTCGGTCATATTACTTATGATTCAGTAGAATATTTCGAAGATATCGAGATTCAAGATAAAAGCTCTGAAACCGAAATTCCTCAAATTCTTTACAGAGTTTATCGCTACGTAATAGCTATCAACCACTTCAGAGATGAGCTTTATATTTTTGAGCATACATATACACCTGATGGACAAGAACCGCAAATTTCGGAAGATGGCTTAGAAACTTTGGAGTTTTTTGTGAAAAACCCTAAAGTTTCAACGAGTAATTTCAAAGCTGTTGGTGAGGAATCAACCAATATAGATGATGACTCAATGCGAGAAATTATTCATAAATGTATTGGTCATTGTTTACGTGGCGATGTTTTCCAGATTGTTCCTTCTCGTCGTTTTTCTCGTCAATTCGAAGGTGATGATTTTAATGTTTATCGTGCATTACGTTCAATCAATCCATCGCCGTACTTATTCTATTTTGATGGCGGCAACTATCATATTTTTGGTAGCTCTCCCGAAAAACAAATTTTTATCAAAGATGGCCAAGCAGAGATTCACCCAATTGCGGGAACTTTCAGACGAACAGGTGATGACGAACACGACCGAGAATTAGCTCGCCAGCTTCATGCCGACCCTAAAGAATCGGCTGAGCACGTGATGTTAGTAGATTTAGCTCGCAATGATTTATCTCGTAGTGCTGAAAATGTAAAAGTAGAGACTTTCAAAGAAGTACAGTTTTACAGCCACGTAATTCACTTAGTTTCGAAAGTAACGGGCAAAATGCACGAAGGAACAAATCCATTACAATTAGTGGCTGATACTTTTCCAGCGGGAACACTTTCGGGAGCACCGAAACATAACGCCATGACAATCATCAATCGTTTTGAACCAACTAATCGTAGTATTTATGGTGGAGCTATTGGTTTCATGGATTTCAAAGGAAATTTCAATCACGCCATTGCTATTCGAACGTTTTTGAGTAAAAACAATACTCTTTTTTATCAAGCAGGAATGGGTGTTGTGGCAAAATCAGATGTTGAACTCGAAATGAAAGAGATTCATCTAAAATTAGCAGCTCTAAGAAAAGCAATCGAAATGGCGGGTGAGATTTAAATAAATTAGCACTTTGTTAAAAATTAACACCTGACTATTCCCCCTTGTGCGTTGGTAAGTGCGGATATGCCGAAGGGGGTTAGGGGGATGTAAAACAAACACAAATGCCTAAACCCAAAAAAATAATTCCTTATGAACCACATCTAAAACTTTTGGCTAGGGAACTTAGGAAAAATAGTACCTTATCTGAGGTTTTACTTTAGAATAAAATAAAAAGTAAAGTTTTTGGAGTCGAGTTTCATCGACAAGTACCGATTCGTAGATACATTATTGATTTTTATTGTCACGAACTAATGTTGGCAATTGAAATAGATGGAGATTCGCATATTGGTAAAGAAGTAGATGATAAAATAAGACAGCATGAACTGGAAAATGATGGAGTGCAATTTTTGAGGTTTAGTGATTTGGAAATAAAAAAAGAGATGAACAAGGTTTTAAAGGAAATTGAAATTTGGATTACAGAGAATAAAGATTTTTAATTAAACATAACCAATAATACATCCCCCTGCCCCCTTCAAAGGGGGAATTATTCGACAAGAAAGGGAATGTAAAAAACAGCAAAGACATGAAATTTTTAGTTTTAGATAATTACGATTCATTTGTATATAACCTTGTCTATATCTTGAAAGATTTGGGTGGCGATGTAGATGTATTTAGAAATGACAAGATTGCCATTGAAGAAGTAAAAAAATACGACAAAATCTTGCTTTCACCGGGCCCCGGAATTCCAGAAGAAGCAGGCATCATGCTCGATTTGATTAAAGAATACGCCGCAACAAAATCAATTTTTGGCGTTTGTTTGGGGCACCAAGCAATCGGCGAAGCGTTTGGTGCAAAATTACATAACATGGGTGAAGTACTGCATGGTGTAACAACTAAGTGTATAATTACCGACCCCAATGAGGTGTTATTCCAAGGTGTTCCTTCTGAAATAGAAGTATGCCGTTATCACTCATGGACTGTTGTTCCTGAAACAATGCCAGCCGACTTAAAAATTACAGCTATTGATGAAAAAGGTTTTGTAATGGCCGAAGCCCATCAAAAGTATGATATTCGTGGCGTACAATTTCATCCAGAAGCCTATCTTACACAACACGGTGT harbors:
- the ileS gene encoding isoleucine--tRNA ligase, producing MQYKEYKSVNYAAIADEILAFWKENKIFEQSIEVREGSPTFTFFEGPPSANGTPGIHHVMARSIKDIFCRYKTLRGFQVKRKGGWDTHGLPVELQVEKELGITKEDIGKKISVEEYNQKCRETVMRFTDQWDELTEKMGYWVDLENPYITYKNEYIESIWYLLKEFYNKGLLYKGYTIQPYSPAAGTGLSSHELNMPGTYKDVKDTSLTAQFKAKKSSKSDFLFESAQGGDVYILAWTTTPWTLPANSALTVGKNIDYVLVKTFNPYTYLPVNVVLAKDLIGKYFSEKGKDGDFDGFADSDKKLIPWTIIAECKGSDLDGIEYEQLLPYVQPEVPAFRVIIGDFVTTEDGTGVVHTSPTFGADDFRVSQQHGIPSIMVKDENGKDVPVVDRQGRFVKEITDFALEYVKEAYLSDEEKEAERIKQGRDKYLSVDERIAIKLKTENKAFNVQRYEHTYPHCWRTDKPVLYYPLDSWFIRTTAMKEKLVELNKTINWNPESTGTGRFGNWLENLVDWNLSRSRYWGTPLPIWRSEDGEEVCIGSVQELINGLKHALNDDVLSEEQKEKNASFISSYEANNFDLHRPFVDEVFLVSASGKLMKRETDLIDVWFDSGAMPFAQWHYPFENKEIFDANYPADFISEGVDQTRGWFFTLHAISGMLYDSVAFKNVVSTGLVLDKNGNKMSKRLGNAIDPFDTLSKYGADPTRWYMITNAEPWDNLRFNLDGITEVRNKFFGTLTNTYNFFALYANLDNYKMSETDRVPYESLPEMDRWILSKLYTLIKEVGEQFDQYNPTKAGRLVQDFVCDQLSNWYVRLCRRRFWQGEMTENKKAAYETLHKCLVTVAQLMSPIAPFYGEWLYKNMTDSVREEAKANNSPLRHYSVNFTEWPVYDAAWVDANLETSMELSQTVSSLVHSLRKTHKIKVRQPLQRILIPVLSESTREQIRHVEDIIKSEVNIKAIEYIDDDSGVLKKKVKPNFKALGPKYGKDMKEVGNGITSMTNEDLKLLEKTGEFLIKTATSQFLITLADVEIQTEDVPGWLVASDKGITVALDINISEELRQEGIARDFVNRVQNYRKDTGFEVTDKISIQLQNNNDILATAVETNRDYISQEVQALSLEILNEKPNNAVEIEMDEFILVVNISVVA
- a CDS encoding (Fe-S)-binding protein, which produces MQIISQILFLVALGVAAYFISRRVMLIKSTIQLGRAEDRSDNPSERLRTMLLIAFGQKKMFTRPIVGLMHFIIYAGFVIINIEVLEIMIDGIFGTHRIFAEPLGSFYDFLINFFEVLALGVVLVCVAFLVRRNITKVERLQDSRHRELKGWATKDANIILITEILLMWAFLSMNAVDTILQERAVGHYAEVITGDFWVSQFLKPIFMSWSDSGLAIYERTAWWFHILGIMAFATYVTYSKHLHIFLAFPNTYFSNLKAKGEMTNMPTVTKEVKIMLGLAEADAEPAEVGRFGAKDVKDLSWKNLMDAYSCTECGRCTSSCPANMTGKQLSPRKIMMDTRDRLEDIQKGWLASDRKAPIAEFEDGKSLMGDYISEEEILACTTCNACVQECPINISPLDIILQLRRYKVMEESQAPASWNGMFSNLENNMAPWKFSPSDRFNWIENLK
- the trxA gene encoding thioredoxin, giving the protein MTGTFEELIASEKPILIDFFATWCGPCQALTPTLQQLAQDMGDRLRIVKIDVDQNPKLAAKYRVSGVPTLMLFQKSELKWRQSGALSLPQLKSTVENFI
- a CDS encoding Gfo/Idh/MocA family protein → MENISRRNLLKTFGLTAGGLSLFNIESLAEELDANEYEIPHDERYVALDKPVTAIVLGAGNRGNVYGRFSLAFPNELDIVGVAEPIPFRNDRYAKAHNIEDKNRFKTWEDVFKVPKFADAIIISTPDTLHYGPAMKALEMGYDVLLEKPISPSMQECLDILKMAQKTKRVIAVCHVLRYTPYFRKLKEITDSGQFGKLISVSHLEGIEHVHMAHSYVRGNWHVSKDTNPIILAKSCHDLDILRWLINKPCKSVSAHGSLTWFKRENAPEGSTERCTDGCKVEATCPFSAIKVYHKERKRINVLDVTDDLSKQGDEILEKLKTSQYGRCVYRMDNDQPDHYTATMEFEGGTTVSFAMEAFTSFEHRKTRLMFSHGEVWGDMDLIQTYDFRTKQTTSWRATDQPEYKNQASGHGGGDYGLARNFVQAVAQQKPELLTSTIEASIESHVMGFMAEKSRLGKQMVEVKI
- a CDS encoding anthranilate synthase component I family protein, which gives rise to MQSVFKISTRHKRLLADTLTPVGIFQRLRGQYPHSVILESADYHAMHNSFSYIACDEVASFQLDNDIVTQKFPDGTVETFPLEKRKDGVKVLQEFASKFENPSSEFSFITNGLFGHITYDSVEYFEDIEIQDKSSETEIPQILYRVYRYVIAINHFRDELYIFEHTYTPDGQEPQISEDGLETLEFFVKNPKVSTSNFKAVGEESTNIDDDSMREIIHKCIGHCLRGDVFQIVPSRRFSRQFEGDDFNVYRALRSINPSPYLFYFDGGNYHIFGSSPEKQIFIKDGQAEIHPIAGTFRRTGDDEHDRELARQLHADPKESAEHVMLVDLARNDLSRSAENVKVETFKEVQFYSHVIHLVSKVTGKMHEGTNPLQLVADTFPAGTLSGAPKHNAMTIINRFEPTNRSIYGGAIGFMDFKGNFNHAIAIRTFLSKNNTLFYQAGMGVVAKSDVELEMKEIHLKLAALRKAIEMAGEI
- a CDS encoding endonuclease domain-containing protein, coding for MKSKVFGVEFHRQVPIRRYIIDFYCHELMLAIEIDGDSHIGKEVDDKIRQHELENDGVQFLRFSDLEIKKEMNKVLKEIEIWITENKDF
- a CDS encoding anthranilate synthase component II, with the protein product MKFLVLDNYDSFVYNLVYILKDLGGDVDVFRNDKIAIEEVKKYDKILLSPGPGIPEEAGIMLDLIKEYAATKSIFGVCLGHQAIGEAFGAKLHNMGEVLHGVTTKCIITDPNEVLFQGVPSEIEVCRYHSWTVVPETMPADLKITAIDEKGFVMAEAHQKYDIRGVQFHPEAYLTQHGVKMVENWMKC